Genomic segment of Corticium candelabrum chromosome 16, ooCorCand1.1, whole genome shotgun sequence:
tgccagttggtagcctttcatcttgatatttgattttttttcttttcttctcttcgctttgaagctagaccatctacTTTTGAGGATGAGGGAAATACCTCTGAGCTCCAAGGATGGGCAAGAGAGATGTCTAAATCAATACTCATACCAGAAGATGTATCAAGTGCTataatgtctggtctgttatCCGAGTTTGAGTAGCGATGTCTTGGCTCTCTCCTGTGTGGTATGTGAAGTTCACTTAGACAATCAGcccaaacatttgcaatggatTTGTGACTCCAAACTGGGCCACCACCAACCTTGCAATTTAAAAGATGATACCCGCTGTCGTCAAGAACTGCTCCGCACTGACACGAAATCAACCACTCCAGAGAACAGACTGGCAAGCCCAACCTCAGATATGACGCCAAGCGATAAACGCAAGAATCAAGTGCGAAACACATCGAGGTTGGAACAGCGTTGACCCAAGCACCTGCACCTACACCATGTAAAGAGCGAATTCTGGCAGCATCTCTTGTTGACTTCACTGTATCACGAGACATAGattcaaacaaatcattaGATAATCGCTTCTGTAATTTGTCACTAGCAGGTAAGTACTCAGACAGTTCATTCAAGGGAATGAGGCTCTTTAATGTCGCACCTGTAGCAGATCCCAAAGATCCTTTCAGAAGCAAATCTAAATCTACTCTCAAGTTAGGAGAACGCTTGGGTAGTGCATCTATTGCTTCAACCCACGAGGCTAAGAAAGCACAAGCTGCTATAGATTTGACAGATGTTAGACCAAAACCACCTAGTCGGACTGGTAGGGTGACTTGTTTCCATGCCAAATCACTGAGTTGGTGATATGATAGTAATTCAGAGAAAACTTTGCGTGTCTGTGAATCGTGAATTTCTGCTGCAGATGTTAGTAAATTTGGAGGAACAACACGAGCTAAGTAAGTCAATCGTGGAACATGACAATACTTGAGCAATAACGAAGCGCTCTGGACATCATTCAAAGAAGACAATTGGTCACATAGTTGTTCCCCAGTGTTAGCATACGTAGAGCAAAAATTGGATACAAATTTAACATTTCCAAGAGGCATTCCCAATATAACTATGCCTTCAGATGTAACAGGAAGTTGACAATCAGGAATTGTGATAGCTGGAGATGGACAATAAATCTCACATTTCTGACAAGCAATATCTAAGCCAATAGCTGAGAAATTGCATTGTAAAGAAGTAAAGGCTTCCGTAACGTCATTTGGCAAACTAACCAAGAACACATCATCCAAGTATGCTAGGATTTGAATGTTGGAGAAAGTGATCTGAAGATCCACCAAAGTTGGGTGGATAGCCATGGCAAACAGAGCAGGACCTAATGGGTCACCTTGGTGAACTCCAACCTCAGATTGTAGCATAACCGGTTGACCATTCTGCAAGGCGACTAGTGAACTGAAATCAAAGTACATCTGGTACACATGCTTTGATATATCTTGAAATGTAGAACGGCACTGTTGTAACAACTCTTTCCTGCTGATTGAATTGAATGCATTTATCACGTCTGTTTTTATAGCAACCCAGTCACTGTTACGCTCCAAAAGCAATTTAATGTGGTGAGCAAGAAGCTCAGAACCACTTGGAGTTGACACACCATGTTGTATTGGGCAGAAGTAATCAGCAAAAGCCTCTCTTTTTTGACGACAGATGACTCTAGCTGTGATACGTCGTAAGCATTCACCAATAGCAATGGGGCGAACGTCTCCATTGCATTTAGGCAGAGCTATCAATCTTGATGCTGAGAGCAGTTTGGCAATCTCAAGAGGCAAGTCGCCTCTAGCCATTAGAGAACATGCTGTGAAGAGGCCATCTGCTGTTACTTCATCTTCTAACAATACTTTCAAATGCTCAAAACGCCACCCCGAGAGACCAGTACCGGTACCTCTTGGCAAGCCTTTGACAACATTGAAAAACTCTTCTGCATTCAAAGAAAAAGATGATTCTAACGAAGGCATTGATCCCAAGCTTTCAATTTGTTTGGGATGTTTCGATGACAGTTTCTTAATCGTTTCAGCTGAAGATGGTGCTAAACCATTGCTGGTGAGTATGCGAGCTGCCTTGGAAAGCTCTCCACATTGTACTAATCTTAAAGCAGCAGATCTCTTAGCATGTTCTTTGGCCATAATACTTTTCTTAGAACCTTCAAAAGACGTTTCTAGCTGAAGCAGGTCACTCCAAGCACCATTGAGAAACTTAGAATAAGCGCTGTTGGCCTCGCGTTCACCATGCTTACCTCCTCTCTGAGGCGTCAAAACCATACGGGGTATGAGAAGAAAAAGTTTCCAAGCAGCCACATTGCTAGGGTTTTCCTTGATCCGCTGAAGAGCAAAAGCGCAGCAGTCTATGAATCTTGCAGTTAGAGACGGCTTGATGGTTTGCACTGTTTTTGGCGTATGTGAATGCAAAATGGTATCCGCGGAAATCTCCTGGATATATTTCCATGCCATTGAAAGAAGTTCTGGAGACGTACCTGCAGAAACTTGACTGAAATCGACACTCGGCAATTGAGGCAGAGGAGGAACAGATGCTGACAGCGAGTGATCAGTCGCCGGAATGGACGAACAAGACGAAGTGGACGATCTCGCTGCAGACCGTTGACTTTCAAATGAACCGTTACTTGTCGATGAAGCATTGCGAACTTTGCAGGAGGAGATATGTTGAGCAATCTTCGAAAACCACATTTGACATGAGGAACATTGCTGCAACTTCAAACGTGTCACAAATCCAGAGGGAATTTCGACGTGTCATGAACCTCACGGATATGAGAGAGAACTCGTTTAAGGGTGTCAGAATACGCACACGACTGGTATGGACAACTCTCAGACTTAGACATAAGGCGTATACACAACAATACTGCAAGAATTGCTGCCGAAAGATTTGAAGCTGAATGGTCAAACATCCGGGGTCTGtggtctctgtctgtctgtctgtgtgtgtgtgtgtgtgtgtctgtctgtctgtctgtctgtctgtctgtctgtctgtgagtctgtctgtgtgtgtgtgtgtgtgtgtgcgcgcgcgcgtctgtgtgtgtgaccagtttttctaattttatttttcttgtcattgtctttgtctcttGTTTTATTATCGTTTTCTGTTGACTCTAATAAATGACCATGCGACTTGATTCATTTCTATGTATATTCGTCAGGGTAATGCTTTGAACTTGGAGCCCGACAATGTCGGTATTGTCGTGTTTGGCAATGACAAACTAATCAAAGAAGGCGACGTCGTGAAGAGAACGGGAGCGATTGTGGACGTTCCGGTAGGAGAGGGTCTACTTGGCAGAGTAGTAGACGCATTGGGAAATCCAATCGATGGCAAGGTAACATAACAGTATGCAATTAAATGTGTCgtatttggtgtgtgtgttgtgtgtgtgtgtgtgtgtgtgtgtgtgtgtgtgtgtgtgtgtgtgtgtgtgtgtccgtccgtccatttgTATAGACTGTATGGCATCTCATGCCTCCATATTCATTCCCTTATGGTTGTAGGGCCCTATTGATGGTCAAGAACGTCGTCGCGTTGGCCTCAAAGCTCCGGGCATCATACCAAGGATCTCAGTACGTGAACCCATGCAGACGGGCATCAAAGCCGTTGACAGTCTCGTACCAATTGGTCGTGGCCAACGAGAACTGATCATcggagacagacaaacagggtGAGACCAAACAGTGACTACATACAGTACTGACTTACGTGCAGTTGGTTGTCGTGCACAGTGaattagttgtgtgtgtgtgtgtgtgtgtttgtgtgaggcTCTCGTCTGTTTAGGAAAACCGCTATTGCCATTGATACGATCATCAATCAGAAGAGGTTCAACGCAGGAACCGATGAGAGTACGACCCATtttgtcgtcgtcgtcgtttgAGATGCTCGTATGTTGTGTTTAcggtttgtgtgttgtttttgttgccATTAGAGAAGAAGCTGTACTGCATCTATGTTGCTATCGGACAGAAGCGTAGTACTGTAGCACAGTTGGTTAAGCGGCTAACTGATGCAGGTTGGTGTGTCTGATTGTGCTGTGTGGATGCCGATGGTGTTAGTTGGGGTGTTTTGGTTGAGACGTACTGATAGCTCTAGgctgtacacacatgcacagagatactcaaacggatagacagaaagacagacagacaacagacatggatggacagacagacaacacatacagatggacggatagacaaacagacaacacacagacagacaacacatacagagacagacagacagacaaacagacaacacacacacacagacagacagaagacaacacggacagatggacagacagacaacacacacagatggacagacaagacccggatggacagacagacaacacataaagatggacagacagatagacagacagacagagacaggcaacacacatggatggacagaaagacagacagacaagcagacaacacacacagacagacaacacacagagcgacagacagacaaacaggcaacacacacagatggacagacaacacacacacagacagacagacaaacaggcaacacacacagatgaacagacagacagacaaacaggcaacacacacagatgaacagacagacagagacagacaacacacatggatggacacacagagacagacagatggacacacacacacacacacacacacacacacacacacacacacacacacacacacacacagatttgATGACACTGTGCATATGTTCGTCATCATTTACAAACATTGTCATCTTATTCTCTCCTTTCTTCAACAGATGCCATGAAGTACACCATCATCGTCAGTGCCACGGCTTCCGACGCCGCTCCCCTCCAATACCTCGCTCCATACTCCGGCTGCGCGATGGGCGAATTCTTCCGAGACAATGGCAAGCATGCCCTCATCATCTATGACGATCTATCCAAGCAAGCCGTCGCATATCGTCAGATGTCGCTGTTGCTTCGACGTCCGCCCGGCCGAGAGGCATATCCTGGCGACGTCTTCTACCTACACTCGAGGCTTCTAGAGCGAGCAGCGAAAATGAATGACAACTATGGAGGAGGCTCGTTGACTGCACTGCCGGTTATTGAGACTCAGGCAGGCGATGTGTCTGCATACATTCCAACCAACGTCATCTCAATCACCGATGGACAGGTgagtgtgttgtctgtgtgtgtgtgtgtgtgtgtgtgtgtgtgtgtgtgtgtgcgcgcgcgcacgtgcgtgcatgttgCAAGAAATGTTTGCCTGAAGTGGTTCATATCGATTTTTATTGTGCTTTGTTGGTGGCTCAGTTGTGTGGCATTAAAatgtgtaattgtgtgtgtagattttcTTGGAGACCGAATTGTTCTATAAAGGTATCCGGCCGGCCATCAACGTCGGGCTGTCTGTGAGTCGTGTCGGCTCTGCTGCTCAGATCAAAGCAATGAAACAGGCAATATTATAGAGCGAACgcacatgccacacacacacacacacacacacacacacacacacacacacaccattttaTCTGCAGTCGAGTGTGATCACGTACTATTGATGCCATCCTCTGCATTAGGTTGCCGGCACTATGAAGCTCGATCTCGCGCAGTATCGTGAAGTCGCTGCCTTCGCTCAGTTCGGATCAGATCTCGATGCTGCAACGCAGGGACTCCTAAACAGAGGTGTCCGACTGACCGAGCTGCTCAAACAAGGACAATACGGTATCTCGACACAATCAGCACAccgcgcatgcgcagtttcCAACATATTTAAATAATAGAATGCATactatgcgcatgcgcagttgcTAACATACTGAAGTGATAGAATTCgtatttatgtttgtctgtttgtggctGTATAGTTCCAATGGCGATCGAAGAGCAAGTGGCTGTTATCTATGCCGGAGTACGAGGCCATCTAGACAAGGTTGATCCGTCGAGGATCACATCGTTTGAGCAGGCGTTTGTAGAGCACATCCGCAGCAGTCATCAGGATCTACTCAAGACGATTCGTGAGGAAGGGCAGATCAGTCAGACGACGGATGAACGTCTGAAGGGCATTGTCACGTCGTTTGTAGAGAGCTTCATGGCTGCGTAGAGACTGTTGACTGGCTAGTATCATAGTTGTCGTTGCTGAGAGACGAATATGGTGGTGTCTATGTAGTCTCCTAAACCTTGTGGTGGTGTCTGTTTAGTTGGTGTGATATTTCCTATATGGCTGTACAGTGAACAAGACATTGTTTATCTTGATCGTATTAACAGGCGAAGTCAAGCTCGCAAATTATTGTGGGAGGTGTCATGAAATTTGCAGTCACGACtgaggtaaacagacagactagtaGACGGACAGAAtggtaaacagacacactagtagacagacagacagactagtaGACGGACAGAATggtaaacagacagccaaactgGTAGACAGACTGgtacagtagacagacaaacaggtacgtagacagacagacaggtggacaggaagacggacagacagaaagaaggaGCTACAGACTATTAGTTTGATGGGTCTGATTGCCTGTCCTAAGTAAGTGCTAAGTAAATTAGCAGAGTGATTCATTTGTTGTAGTTATCAACTTTATGTGCGATGCATGTTTGACTCATTTACTATAAAAATGTAGGGAAGCAAAGCAAAGCAACTTACCACACCTCGTGCAAAGTTTTACACAAAGCCAATATCCCCTCCTAGCGATCACAAAAATACTGTAGCAAGAAAACTAGGAGACAATGACAGTTTGCCACTTTGTAAAACGTGTGTATGTCTTTCAATAGTTTTCTAGCTTATTGATATCAAGGTTACCCAAACCTTCACACAACATACCTACTAGTTGGATTCAAGGATTCCTAGATGTgtttacatatatttcataaatatcaattaatgatACTGATTGTTCGTCTGGCAAGTAAACAAAGTCCAGGACTTCAGGATGTCGCTCTCAGTCTGACCTGAGTAATTCCATTATTCTACTCTACtgcataaaaacaaatttattgggtccaccataacttgagtgactttagttgtcaggatggcaaccATAATTGGTCGTCACATAAACTCAGTTAgtcatcaaatgacaacttgacgacCACTTTCAAACACTGTTGCCAGTAGATCAGATGAAGCTACCGCCATGGACAACCAAATTTAGATCAAAGTGGTTTGGTTGCACCAACTTGTGTAGAGCATCTGCTAAGCCTGAGGGTTCATCTCCTGCTGGTTGCTATTATTAACCTACAGATGACACTGACACAATATAAATATCTTTTCCATCTACATAAAGGGCACCACAAATTAATCAAAGTTGGGATACCAGTCtagtacagtcagacctcgttattctgACATCCGATAATCTGACGCTCTCACTTTCTGAGGAAGGTACTGGTAAAGCCAATTTACACGAGTCACTGTTTATTGGATAATCTGATAGTCGCGTTAGCGTGACAGACCCTGAAATagggatttcaaattgatcggCCGCCACTCAGAGCTGTAGCTACCATTTTTGTCAAATATTTGTTATGTCAAATGGTCGTGTAATCATCTCAATTGGTCAGCCATTGGCTGATGGCCGGTTGTTATTTCATGCTCTGGTCTGACAGAAACCAGTGGGACAAACTTGTCAGAATAACGAGGTCACTGTACTATTGTATACTGTATATTGTGCTATActactgtagtgtactgtactattcaatagtatgtatgtatgtcagcacttgtcatatggatttaccgCAAAATGGAGACATGGATCGACATAATGatgatgccagatgaatgcaattttgactccctAACACATGCGCAAAAAATTCAATTAAGAGTCTCCtttcggggggggggggttgaCTTAATTATAATTCTTTGCAagaagagtgaaacgactcttGATTTCGCTCCCGTACGcaactaaagagcaaaggagactgatgcgtgaTAAACAGAAtggaaaaggaaaagctaaaagaaaagaaaagtctgtttttgagtttccacgcgttactttgacagaaattattgctatgcaACCATTGtgacgtgactacgcgaccatctCAGTAAAGGATCCAAGCATGAACgaagaatgaaagacaaagccagaagaagagtaactgacagtctgttttctgagttcctgcattttgtttgacagaaattattgctacctATAGACGCAACCATCCTTACGCGGATAAgtaagacagaacaccatcgctcgcctaacacaatgctaaccgagcatttattAGTATACTGTACTATTGTAGTTTGTACTATACAACTGTCTGTACTACCGCATTCGCCCAAACacaaataacgcccatgcccgtcTATATACACCCATGTGcaacaggtcagaactttccgCCCGAAAAAAGTCTACACCCATGCCCATGTGTATGCCCAGGATATCCATGCGCAGAATACACAAAATAGTGTCCGTACAacatccgtctgtgtgtgtgcacatttgatgagctggtgtccgTGTGTTGCGTAAAAGTGCTTACCtatagactcatgtcttcgttgcaattactgATACTGATGCTGTTCACAGCTTTCAGACCAACGACTCTGGTTTAATTTGCTGTACAGACActagtacctttgatcttgcatgCAAATGAGCATTTTTGGTTTTAGATGTCTTCAAGTGTGACTGGCCAAACGGCAGCATATTGCgaccatgccctagtatatgCCCAGAAAAAGCGTTTCTaatctatacgcccagggcatTATTACGAGCAaatacagtatactgtactactgtactgtactgtactacagtctactgtactgtacaattGTACTATTGTACACTACCATCACTACTCATATTGTTACGTTCACCACTGACTTCTTGTACTCTTTTCTTTCATAAATATTCCTCTTTACAGTCGCTACAGCCCAAGAACAAAAGGCTAACAAAAGAGGGGCACGTTCCATGCTCAGCATAATGAAAACAATTTGGTAACAATATATAACAAGACAATATATTATGACAATAATAACAAGGCAACCACCATACAAACGACAAGTAGCCGTTTCTCACAGATAATCAAATTACAATCAGTTAGCATAAAGCATGTCACACAGATGTCTTACTTAAATCAACTCAATGAAAATACGAAATGTCAATTGATCATTGTGTCAAGCCCAACCAcccaaaaatttaaaaataaaaccGAAACAGCACATGATAAAACGTGCAGAAAATGTCTGCCAACTATTTCTGTACATTCTTCACTTCTCCCCTCGTTTCATTACAAGATTGTAGCAGcaactctctctatatatTACGGCTTGTTTTCCAGCTTGTCCTCCCGTTCAATCCAGCATTTTGTCACCATTCCTCCATGTAATGCCTGCATGCAGTCTTCTTATGTACAGCTACACAGAGACAATTTATCACAACTGCACACATACAAATCAGTTACCCAATACATTCTATACAACAACACTACACGATATTTATGTATCTGAGACAACACAGCTGCAGTTTGGTCGTCAAAAAATTGATTGTCAAACTCGTGTTGGCTCCACAAAATTGTCCTACACCAAGACTGGCATTTCTATATGGCGACAGCTTTAGTAAGAATAACTTGTCCGAAAGTTGATTTCGCTTAAAATCAATCTCTTGTAAACAGGAGCCGTTGATCGAACAGACTTCAACCTGTTTGTTTCCTAatctactgtgtgtgtgtgtgtgtgtgagcgcgcGCGATAGCAAGATGTGTATCACAATTTGATCTTTGTCTCCTGTCAGGTCTACCCAGGATT
This window contains:
- the LOC134191889 gene encoding ATP synthase subunit alpha, mitochondrial-like, whose protein sequence is MASSLLRSLVFRTQPVLRSLLAPCLLVKQDFNTSAACRAKESGKRLEEVSSILEKRILGHVNETELEETGRVLSIGDGIARVYGLKNIQAEEMVEFSSGLKGNALNLEPDNVGIVVFGNDKLIKEGDVVKRTGAIVDVPVGEGLLGRVVDALGNPIDGKGPIDGQERRRVGLKAPGIIPRISVREPMQTGIKAVDSLVPIGRGQRELIIGDRQTGKTAIAIDTIINQKRFNAGTDEKKKLYCIYVAIGQKRSTVAQLVKRLTDADAMKYTIIVSATASDAAPLQYLAPYSGCAMGEFFRDNGKHALIIYDDLSKQAVAYRQMSLLLRRPPGREAYPGDVFYLHSRLLERAAKMNDNYGGGSLTALPVIETQAGDVSAYIPTNVISITDGQIFLETELFYKGIRPAINVGLSVSRVGSAAQIKAMKQVAGTMKLDLAQYREVAAFAQFGSDLDAATQGLLNRGVRLTELLKQGQYVPMAIEEQVAVIYAGVRGHLDKVDPSRITSFEQAFVEHIRSSHQDLLKTIREEGQISQTTDERLKGIVTSFVESFMAA